The DNA region CCGCCAGGCCGTCGGCGACGACGAGCCCGGTCTCCAGGAGACGGTCCACCTCGACGGCGAGCTTGGATCGCGAGAGGTCGACCTGGTCGCCCAGCTGCGCACGGGAGTTGGGTCCGTCGTCACGCAGGAGCCTCAGCAGTCGCGCCTGGTGTGTGTTCGCGGGTCGTGCCGTCATGCGTCTCACGCGTCCCTCCCCGCCACATCGGCCAGTCCGTCGGGCTTTCGAGGGGAACGTAGCAGCGGTTTACCCGAGTGGGAAGAAGTTGCGCATGAATCCGATCCAACTTTCTCCACACTCAGGACAAAGATGCGCCCCGGCGGACACACAGGGAGGCGGGCACGGAGAAGGCCGGGGCGGCGGCCCCGGCCTTCGTCACCGAGCGCTCAGTGTCCCTCGCGCTGGTGGTACGTCGTGCGCGTGTGCTCCGTGTGCGCCCGCATGACCTCGGTCGCGCGCTGTTCGTCACGGGAGGAGATCGCCTCGATCAGCGCGCGGTGCTCGATCCATGACTGGGTTCCGCGCTGCCGTGCCACCGGCGTGTAGTACCAGCGGACCCGGCGGTCCACCTGCGCCGCCAGCTCGGACAGGACGACGTTGCCGGCCAGCTCCATGACCTTGGCGTGGAAGGCGGCGTTCGTGACGACCGCCAGGTCCACGTCGTCGGCGGCCACCGCACGCTCACCCTGGGAACAGAGCTCTTCGAGGGCCTCGATGCCCGCCCGGCCGGAATTCGCCGCGGCGAGCCGGGCGGCCTCCGCCTCCAGGAGCGTACGCACGGAGAGCAGTTGGTCCGCCTCCTCCTCGGTGGGCTCGTGGACGAAGGCACCCTGCGCGGGACGCAGATCGACCCAACCCTCGGTGTTCAGCCGCTGGAGGGCCTCC from Streptomyces sp. B1I3 includes:
- a CDS encoding GntR family transcriptional regulator, with amino-acid sequence MLSAGLPQGTVPKLERPGPLRERVYEALLELITTRALGPGRHLVESELAGHLGVSRQPVREALQRLNTEGWVDLRPAQGAFVHEPTEEEADQLLSVRTLLEAEAARLAAANSGRAGIEALEELCSQGERAVAADDVDLAVVTNAAFHAKVMELAGNVVLSELAAQVDRRVRWYYTPVARQRGTQSWIEHRALIEAISSRDEQRATEVMRAHTEHTRTTYHQREGH